The following proteins are encoded in a genomic region of Gossypium hirsutum isolate 1008001.06 chromosome D05, Gossypium_hirsutum_v2.1, whole genome shotgun sequence:
- the LOC107903585 gene encoding disease resistance protein At4g27190 — protein MEYVEPVLGISNCLGTPACKYLQYHRKLNDYVRNFKRMRDELNCKMEDIQLQLKAELLRPLGKIPKKGVENWLKAVKEMIREAQVVENKVSNGRYLCRACNGKLVDEKTREMKEFLDNAPNASEGLAMDGPSAGLPLPTSELVGEEAVRNEIWACLMQEEVSKIGVWGIGGVGKTTIVKHIHNDLLKQQRFERVIWVTISKEFNVMKVQDNITSALESKEYLDKEEDKLRRAAILSEMLKNAGKHVLILDDVWDKVSLEEVGIPEPSGSSGCKLVLTARSEHVCKYMGCKVIKVKPLSEEEALILFLNKVGPNIVQSPTIMPTLKLVVKECAGLPLTIVVVAGTMKGEDNPRIWKNTLGELKERIGKVEAEVIERLKFSFDHLKDEKVKYCFLHCALYPEDFGIEKDELIECWIEEGFIDYMGTRQEMKDKGHVILKKLEDNCLLENDTSQFGLHVIKMHDAVRDMALSITRMNPRYMIQAGLLLEELPEKEQWSPDIEKVSLMYNSISEISIDVLPTKCQQLTTLLLQHNPIKKISISFFTNMPCLSVLNLSFTMIKSLPNSIYELKNLTTLLLHGCYGLRDLPCLSMLQELKKLDLSETGIEEVLKGWIC, from the coding sequence TTGGCATTTCAAATTGTCTTGGAACTCCTGCTTGTAAATACTTGCAATATCACAGAAAGCTCAACGATTATGTGAGAAACTTCAAGAGGATGAGAGATGAGTTGAATTGCAAAATGGAAGATATACAGCTGCAATTGAAAGCAGAGCTTCTTCGTCCGCTGGGCAAGATACCGAAGAAGGGAGTTGAAAATTGGTTGAAAGCTGTGAAAGAGATGATTAGGGAAGCACAAGTTGTTGAAAACAAAGTCAGTAACGGGAGATATCTCTGTCGTGCTTGCAACGGGAAGCTAGTTGACGAAAAGACTCGAGagatgaaggaatttcttgataaCGCTCCTAATGCCTCTGAAGGTCTTGCCATGGATGGTCCAAGTGCTGGGTTGCCACTGCCAACATCAGAACTAGTTGGAGAAGAAGCTGTCAGAAATGAGATTTGGGCATGTTTGATGCAGGAGGAGGTGAGCAAGATTGGGGTTTGGGGGATAGGCGGTGTGGGTAAAACCACTATCGTGAAGCACATCCACAATGATCTTTTGAAACAACAAAGATTCGAAAGGGTAATCTGGGTTACCATATCAAAGGAGTTCAACGTAATGAAGGTACAAGATAATATTACAAGTGCGTTGGAGTCAAAGGAGTATTTAGACAAAGAAGAGGACAAGCTCAGACGAGCTGCAATCTTGTCAGAAATGCTGAAGAACGCAGGAAAGCATGTTCTAATCCTAGATGATGTGTGGGATAAAGTCTCTCTAGAGGAAGTTGGGATTCCTGAGCCGAGTGGCAGCAGTGGCTGCAAGTTGGTGTTGACAGCCCGTTCGGAGCATGTCTGTAAGTATATGGGTTGTAAGGTGATAAAAGTGAAGCCCCTTTCAGAAGAAGAGGCATTGATACTATTCTTGAATAAAGTTGGACCTAACATAGTTCAAAGTCCAACTATAATGCCTACTTTGAAGCTTGTTGTCAAGGAATGTGCGGGTCTACCTCTTACAATTGTCGTGGTAGCTGGTACCATGAAAGGAGAAGATAACCctcgtatttggaaaaatacactCGGGGAATTGAAAGAGAGAATAGGGAAAGTGGAAGCTGAGGTAATCGAGCGCTTGAAATTTAGCTTTGATCACTTAAAAGACGAGAAAGTGAAATATTGTTTCTTACATTGCGCATTATATCCCGAAGATTTTGGAATTGAAAAGGATGAACTAATTGAGTGCTGGATTGAGGAGGGATTTATAGATTATATGGGTACAAGACAAGAAATGAAAGACAAGGGCCATGTTATTTTGAAGAAGTTAGAAGATAATTGCTTGTTGGAAAATGATACCTCTCAATTTGGTTTACATGTTATAAAGATGCATGATGCAGTGAGAGACATGGCATTGTCGATCACAAGAATGAATCCTCGATATATGATACAAGCAGGTTTGCTATTAGAAGAGTTACCAGAAAAGGAGCAATGGAGTCCGGATATTGAGAAAGTGTCACTTATGTATAACTCCATATCAGAAATTTCCATAGATGTGCTGCCCACAAAATGTCAACAGCTCACAACCTTGTTATTGCAGCATAACCCTATAAAGAAGATCTCAATTTCTTTCTTCACAAACATGCCTTGTCTTAGTGTTCTTAATTTGTCCTTTACGATGATAAAAAGTTTACCAAATTCCATCTATGAACTAAAGAACCTCACAACATTGTTGCTTCATGGCTGTTATGGATTAAGAGATCTGCCGTGTCTTTCGATGCTTCAAGAATTGAAGAAGTTGGATCTTTCTGAGACTGGAATTGAGGAAGTCCTGAAGGGATGGATATGCTGA